A genomic segment from Streptomyces sp. NBC_00459 encodes:
- a CDS encoding GNAT family N-acetyltransferase, translating to MLELRALKSDDWPLWRELRLAALAEAPYAFGSTLAQWQGSGDQEDRWRARLSIPGAHDLVALLDDLPIGMASGVPGERAGNVELISMWVNPAARGKGVGDHLIQAIERWAAERGATAIRLSVMPDNRKAAALYERHGFTDTGEPGDLLPDGVGRERVMAKSLAAV from the coding sequence ATGCTTGAACTACGCGCCTTGAAATCAGACGACTGGCCCCTGTGGCGGGAGTTGCGTCTGGCCGCGCTTGCTGAGGCGCCCTACGCGTTCGGCTCGACACTGGCCCAGTGGCAGGGCTCCGGCGACCAAGAGGATCGCTGGCGCGCCCGTCTGTCGATTCCTGGCGCGCACGACCTCGTCGCACTCCTCGACGACCTCCCGATAGGCATGGCCAGCGGAGTGCCGGGCGAACGAGCGGGGAACGTGGAGTTGATCTCGATGTGGGTCAACCCCGCGGCTCGGGGCAAGGGCGTGGGTGACCACCTGATTCAGGCGATCGAGCGGTGGGCGGCGGAGCGCGGTGCCACGGCGATACGGTTGTCCGTCATGCCGGACAACCGCAAGGCGGCCGCGCTCTATGAGCGGCACGGTTTCACGGACACAGGTGAGCCCGGCGATCTTCTGCCCGATGGCGTGGGCAGGGAGCGGGTCATGGCGAAGAGCCTGGCCGCTGTCTGA
- a CDS encoding SDR family oxidoreductase produces the protein MKMTGNTILITGGTSGIGHGLALRLHEAGNKVIVAGRRKELLDEITAEHPGIDALVLDVADPDSIARAAETVAANHPELNVLVNNAGIMLTENLLDPASLPVAEDHVTVNLLGTIRMTYAFLPLLLGKDDAAVVNVTSALAFVPLPITPTYNATKAALHSFSESLRIQLAGADAGVQVIEVAPPAVRTTLLGQQDNDQSMPLDDFLTETLDLLRENPDAKELVVERARFVRDAEANGSYDNVLAMLSGI, from the coding sequence ATGAAGATGACCGGCAACACGATCCTGATCACCGGCGGCACCTCGGGCATCGGGCACGGCCTGGCCCTGCGGCTGCACGAGGCCGGCAACAAGGTGATCGTCGCCGGCCGGCGCAAGGAACTCCTCGACGAGATCACCGCCGAGCACCCGGGCATCGACGCGCTCGTCCTCGACGTCGCGGACCCCGACTCGATCGCCCGCGCCGCCGAGACGGTCGCGGCGAACCACCCCGAGCTGAACGTCCTGGTCAACAACGCCGGCATCATGCTGACGGAGAACCTCCTCGACCCGGCGTCCCTCCCGGTCGCCGAGGACCACGTCACGGTCAACCTGCTCGGCACGATCCGGATGACGTACGCCTTCCTGCCGCTGCTGCTGGGCAAGGACGACGCGGCCGTCGTGAACGTCACCTCCGCGCTGGCGTTCGTACCGCTGCCGATCACCCCGACCTACAACGCGACCAAGGCCGCGCTGCACTCCTTCTCCGAGAGCCTGCGCATCCAGCTCGCCGGTGCCGACGCCGGCGTCCAGGTGATCGAGGTGGCCCCGCCGGCTGTGCGCACGACCCTGCTCGGCCAGCAGGACAACGACCAGTCCATGCCGTTGGACGACTTCCTCACCGAGACCCTCGACCTCCTGCGCGAGAACCCCGACGCGAAGGAACTCGTCGTGGAGCGCGCCAGGTTCGTACGCGACGCGGAGGCCAACGGCTCCTACGACAACGTCCTCGCCATGCTCAGCGGCATCTGA
- a CDS encoding nuclear transport factor 2 family protein encodes MRPTNEDTVEVAQVLALWGHLMDDRELDRLGEVLTEDAEWDGSVFGFAPVVGLEAITSVLSADGHASAHHTTNVVVSEGPGDEVRARSKALGIVGGTVMSAVYVDALRRTADGWRISRRVIQVK; translated from the coding sequence ATGCGACCCACCAATGAAGACACTGTCGAAGTAGCACAGGTACTGGCCCTGTGGGGCCACCTCATGGACGACCGCGAGCTGGACCGCCTCGGCGAGGTCCTCACCGAGGACGCGGAATGGGACGGCAGCGTCTTCGGCTTCGCCCCGGTCGTCGGACTGGAGGCGATCACTTCCGTCCTGAGCGCCGACGGGCACGCGAGCGCTCACCACACGACGAACGTCGTAGTGTCGGAGGGGCCGGGCGACGAGGTCCGGGCCAGGTCCAAGGCCCTGGGCATCGTCGGCGGCACCGTCATGAGCGCCGTCTACGTGGACGCCCTGCGGCGTACGGCGGACGGCTGGCGAATTTCCAGGCGGGTCATACAGGTCAAGTGA
- a CDS encoding helix-turn-helix transcriptional regulator: protein MDKKELADFLRHRREMLRPRDVGLVEGPRRRTQGLRREEVAQLAGMSTDYYARLEQQRAPQPSVQITTALARALRLTLDERDHLFVLIGHNAPARLQRSEHVSPTLMRVLDRLDDSPAMVMTDLVDTLAMNPLAVALLGDQTRHTGLARSAYYRWFMDPAERLVYPEENHERHGRAQAARLRVALSAGSDIPRAARILAELQEHSPEFVRFWELQEVAQRYDDCKTILHPELGRIDVDGQVLFTENRAQTLVVLTTRPGTESHSKLELLSVIGHQQLTP, encoded by the coding sequence ATGGACAAGAAGGAACTGGCCGATTTCCTGCGCCACCGGCGCGAGATGTTGCGCCCCCGCGATGTCGGGCTGGTCGAGGGGCCGCGCAGGCGTACGCAGGGGCTGCGCCGTGAGGAGGTCGCCCAGCTCGCCGGCATGTCCACCGACTACTACGCCCGGCTGGAACAGCAGCGTGCCCCGCAGCCCTCCGTCCAGATCACCACGGCTCTCGCCCGGGCCCTGCGGCTGACCCTGGACGAACGCGACCACCTCTTCGTCCTCATCGGCCACAACGCCCCGGCCCGCCTCCAGCGCTCCGAGCACGTGAGCCCGACGCTCATGCGGGTCCTGGACCGCCTGGACGACTCCCCGGCCATGGTGATGACCGACCTGGTCGACACCCTCGCGATGAACCCGCTGGCCGTCGCGCTGCTCGGCGACCAGACCCGCCACACCGGCCTGGCCCGCAGCGCCTACTACCGCTGGTTCATGGACCCCGCCGAGCGCCTGGTCTACCCCGAGGAGAACCACGAACGCCACGGCCGGGCCCAGGCGGCCCGTCTGCGGGTCGCGCTGTCGGCAGGCAGCGACATCCCCCGGGCCGCCCGGATCCTGGCCGAACTCCAGGAACACAGCCCCGAGTTCGTCCGCTTCTGGGAGCTCCAGGAGGTCGCCCAGCGCTACGACGACTGCAAGACCATCCTCCATCCCGAACTGGGCCGCATCGACGTCGACGGCCAGGTCCTGTTCACCGAGAACCGCGCCCAGACCCTGGTGGTGCTGACCACCCGCCCCGGCACGGAGAGCCACAGCAAGCTGGAACTGCTCTCCGTAATAGGCCACCAACAGCTCACTCCCTGA
- a CDS encoding calcium-binding protein, giving the protein MTAGDGATTDKPLLNTPVLNRTVRRYGEAMSTWAPAALEALIEEATVDAYGEDEQLTGFFTMIEESLAVPFTTTVLGVEVSVVGVDLVEDERMVARCARGSVRQGIGILDLPLPEPAPEGWQWIEAYRYWTR; this is encoded by the coding sequence TTGACTGCTGGCGACGGCGCCACGACGGACAAGCCGCTGCTGAACACACCGGTCCTCAACCGTACGGTGCGGCGCTACGGTGAGGCCATGAGCACCTGGGCCCCAGCCGCGCTGGAGGCGTTGATCGAAGAGGCCACCGTCGACGCCTACGGCGAGGATGAACAGCTCACCGGCTTCTTCACGATGATCGAGGAGAGCCTTGCCGTGCCCTTCACCACGACTGTTCTCGGCGTCGAGGTGAGCGTGGTCGGTGTCGATCTGGTCGAGGACGAACGCATGGTCGCACGCTGCGCCCGGGGGTCGGTCCGACAGGGCATCGGAATTCTGGACCTGCCGCTGCCGGAACCCGCCCCCGAGGGCTGGCAATGGATCGAGGCATACCGCTACTGGACCCGCTGA
- a CDS encoding DEAD/DEAH box helicase, with the protein MRELLGAGWAAVFLPGEPARLGRLLLWKPTGAAAGDSTAPTGLETEAVELVLPHGRSVRRRRVEGYALPVALAVSALAGAQPPHPSAAAWQAATRFALRLLADGRLHPALTPAGYDTWRVGPLTSVQRRTLDALAAAFPPHAHCLPEPGPAPVRIAEPAVLVRQFCDAVADDLVRTPAAPLAMGALPYAWREARAVPALREWAEETQAALTAEVSVSLRVDVPEGRRRQFRAVLQLHTAADPALVVEAARLWSEPTEVERLLGPRAETETLLALRRGTRAWPPLRRLLDDAAPDQVRLTDDEAFDLLGDATNALRAAGVDVHWPRDLVKALTATAEIGQRTAPGSAAGGLLDTEALLDFRWQVSLGGEPLTEAEMDALAESRRPLVRLRDQWVVADPKLVARAKRRRMEPLTPMEALSAALTGEAELDGDRVPCAAVGALGDLVARIRDPESRTLVPQPAALKATLREYQKRGLAWLAEMCALGLGGCLADDMGLGKTVTLLALHLHRQSEPTTAGPTLVVCPASLLGNWQREAARFAPLTPVRRYHGGDRHLDDLAGDEIVLITYGVLRRDREVLAETAWSLVAADEAQHVKNPYAVTARELRALPARARVALTGTPVENNLSELWALLDWTTPGLLGSLTAFRDRHARAIETGEDPEAAERLSRLVRPFLLRRKKSDPGIAPELPPKTETDHVVPLTAEQTGLYEAQVRETMARIAESEGIARRGLVLKLLTALKQICNHPAQYLKEPPYGKEDSQRRSTPLRGRSGKLDLLDELLDTITAEGESVLVFTQYKQMAALLEKHLAERGVPTLFLHGGTPVARREEMVDRFQRGEVPVFLLSLKAAGTGLNLTRATHVVHYDRWWNPAVEDQATDRAYRIGQDRPVQVHKLLAEGTVEDKVAKLLEAKRALADAVVGSGEAALTELSDADLAELVALGRPS; encoded by the coding sequence GTGAGGGAGTTGCTCGGCGCCGGCTGGGCGGCGGTGTTCCTGCCCGGTGAGCCCGCCCGCCTCGGGCGGCTGCTGCTGTGGAAGCCGACCGGGGCAGCGGCCGGAGACAGTACGGCGCCCACCGGCCTTGAGACCGAGGCCGTGGAGCTGGTCCTGCCGCACGGCCGCTCGGTCAGGCGGCGGAGGGTGGAAGGCTACGCGCTGCCCGTCGCCCTCGCCGTCTCCGCGCTGGCCGGGGCGCAGCCGCCGCATCCGTCCGCCGCAGCCTGGCAGGCCGCCACTCGCTTCGCGCTGCGGCTGCTCGCCGACGGCCGCCTCCACCCGGCCCTCACCCCCGCCGGTTACGACACCTGGCGGGTGGGTCCCCTCACCTCCGTACAGCGGCGGACGCTGGACGCCTTGGCCGCCGCCTTCCCGCCACACGCCCACTGTCTGCCCGAGCCTGGCCCTGCTCCGGTACGGATCGCCGAACCGGCCGTGCTGGTACGCCAGTTCTGCGACGCGGTCGCCGATGATCTGGTCCGTACGCCGGCCGCGCCGCTCGCCATGGGAGCGCTGCCGTACGCCTGGCGCGAGGCCCGCGCCGTGCCCGCCCTGCGTGAATGGGCCGAGGAAACCCAGGCGGCGCTCACCGCCGAGGTCAGTGTCTCCCTGCGTGTCGACGTACCCGAAGGACGCCGACGGCAGTTCCGGGCCGTCCTGCAACTGCACACCGCGGCGGACCCGGCGCTCGTCGTCGAGGCCGCACGACTCTGGAGCGAGCCGACCGAAGTGGAGCGGCTGCTCGGCCCACGCGCCGAGACCGAGACCCTGCTCGCCCTGCGCCGCGGCACCCGCGCCTGGCCCCCGCTGCGGAGGCTGCTCGACGATGCCGCTCCCGATCAGGTCCGGTTGACCGACGACGAAGCCTTCGATCTCCTTGGGGACGCCACGAACGCGCTGCGCGCGGCCGGTGTCGACGTGCACTGGCCGCGCGACCTGGTCAAGGCGCTCACCGCGACCGCGGAGATCGGGCAGCGCACCGCCCCCGGTTCCGCCGCCGGCGGCCTGCTGGACACCGAGGCCCTCCTCGACTTCCGCTGGCAGGTCTCCCTTGGCGGCGAGCCGCTCACCGAGGCCGAGATGGATGCTCTCGCGGAGTCGCGCCGTCCCCTCGTCCGGCTTCGCGACCAGTGGGTGGTCGCCGACCCGAAGCTGGTGGCCCGTGCCAAGCGCCGCCGGATGGAACCGCTCACCCCCATGGAGGCGTTGAGCGCCGCGCTGACCGGCGAGGCCGAGTTGGACGGTGACCGGGTCCCCTGTGCGGCGGTCGGTGCGCTCGGCGACCTGGTCGCTCGTATCCGCGACCCCGAGTCCCGCACCCTCGTGCCCCAGCCCGCCGCCCTCAAGGCCACGTTGCGCGAGTACCAGAAGCGGGGCCTGGCCTGGCTGGCCGAGATGTGCGCACTCGGCCTCGGCGGCTGCCTCGCCGACGACATGGGCCTGGGCAAGACCGTCACCCTGCTCGCTCTGCACCTGCACCGCCAGAGCGAGCCCACCACCGCGGGCCCCACCCTTGTCGTCTGCCCGGCCTCCCTGCTCGGCAACTGGCAGCGCGAGGCTGCCAGATTCGCACCGCTCACCCCCGTACGCCGGTACCACGGCGGCGACCGCCACCTGGACGACCTGGCCGGCGACGAGATCGTCCTGATCACCTACGGGGTGCTGCGCCGCGACCGCGAAGTGCTTGCCGAGACAGCCTGGTCGCTGGTGGCCGCCGACGAGGCACAGCACGTCAAGAACCCCTACGCCGTCACCGCCCGCGAACTGCGTGCCCTGCCCGCCCGCGCCCGCGTCGCTCTCACCGGCACCCCCGTGGAGAACAACCTCTCCGAGCTGTGGGCACTGCTCGACTGGACCACCCCCGGGCTCCTCGGCTCACTCACCGCCTTCCGTGACCGGCATGCCCGCGCCATCGAGACGGGTGAGGATCCCGAGGCAGCCGAGCGCCTGTCCCGTCTCGTACGTCCCTTCCTGTTGCGCCGCAAGAAGTCCGACCCCGGCATCGCCCCCGAACTGCCGCCCAAGACCGAGACCGACCACGTCGTCCCGCTGACGGCCGAGCAGACCGGCCTGTACGAGGCACAGGTCCGCGAGACCATGGCGAGGATCGCGGAGTCGGAGGGCATCGCCCGACGCGGTCTGGTACTCAAGCTGCTGACCGCGCTGAAGCAGATCTGCAACCATCCCGCCCAGTATTTGAAAGAGCCCCCGTATGGGAAGGAGGACAGCCAGCGCCGGTCCACTCCCCTGCGGGGCCGCTCCGGCAAGCTCGACCTGCTCGACGAACTTCTCGACACCATCACCGCCGAAGGCGAATCCGTGCTGGTCTTCACGCAGTACAAACAGATGGCGGCTCTGCTGGAGAAGCATCTCGCCGAGCGCGGCGTCCCCACTCTCTTCCTGCACGGCGGCACCCCCGTCGCGCGGCGCGAGGAGATGGTGGACCGCTTCCAGCGCGGTGAAGTGCCGGTGTTCCTGCTGTCGTTGAAGGCGGCGGGCACCGGACTCAATCTCACCCGCGCCACTCACGTCGTGCACTACGACCGCTGGTGGAACCCGGCCGTAGAGGACCAGGCCACCGACCGCGCCTACCGCATCGGCCAGGACAGACCCGTCCAGGTGCACAAGCTCCTCGCGGAGGGAACCGTGGAGGACAAGGTGGCGAAGCTGCTCGAAGCCAAGCGCGCCCTCGCCGACGCCGTCGTCGGCTCCGGCGAGGCAGCCCTGACCGAACTGTCCGACGCCGACCTCGCCGAACTCGTCGCCCTGGGAAGGCCGTCATGA
- a CDS encoding SWIM zinc finger family protein: MSPAVPGPRRAPARGKRAFAATWWGQAWVAALEDSTLDAGRLSRGRTYARKGMVGPVTVAPGKVNAAVQGSRPRPYRASVHLPVLTDPQWDTLLDTIAARAGHLAALLDDEMPAELVADARHAGVPLLPLPTELDPECSCPDWGYPCKHAAALCYAIAATIDTDPFVLFALRGRGREEVFAQLRALRTAVQETAAPPAPAGIPAAAAYARWAEELPEPPELPEPAAHTTALPVAPPSGTGLAAADLERLMADATARAARFLAGDTSDLHLTQYQDAVRIAAGNPGPEWFHHLIQSTGTKPTAFARLTRAWRHGGPTGITVAEQPYAPDTTVMKAARTALDVALAEMTDSPTHLRTWRNRLTLTHHGIQLRLGPDARWYPYLQDDDGEWWPAAPADSDPVTALTAAWSQNGE; the protein is encoded by the coding sequence ATGAGCCCCGCTGTCCCGGGCCCGCGCCGTGCGCCCGCCCGCGGCAAGCGAGCCTTCGCCGCGACCTGGTGGGGCCAGGCATGGGTGGCCGCCCTGGAGGACTCCACCCTGGACGCCGGACGGCTCTCGCGCGGACGCACCTACGCCCGCAAAGGCATGGTCGGCCCGGTCACCGTCGCTCCGGGCAAGGTCAATGCCGCTGTCCAGGGCAGCCGCCCGCGCCCGTACCGCGCCTCGGTCCACCTGCCCGTCCTCACCGACCCTCAGTGGGACACCCTGCTCGACACGATCGCGGCCCGCGCCGGGCATCTCGCGGCACTTCTCGACGACGAGATGCCCGCCGAACTCGTGGCCGACGCCCGGCACGCGGGCGTCCCCCTGCTCCCGCTGCCCACCGAGCTCGATCCGGAGTGCTCCTGCCCCGACTGGGGATACCCCTGCAAGCACGCCGCCGCGCTCTGTTACGCCATCGCCGCCACCATCGACACCGACCCGTTCGTACTCTTCGCGCTGCGCGGCCGCGGTCGCGAGGAGGTCTTCGCCCAACTGCGCGCACTCCGTACGGCAGTACAGGAGACGGCCGCCCCACCGGCACCGGCCGGCATCCCGGCCGCCGCCGCGTACGCCCGCTGGGCCGAAGAGCTCCCCGAACCGCCCGAACTCCCGGAACCCGCCGCGCACACCACAGCACTGCCCGTCGCCCCGCCGTCCGGCACCGGCCTGGCCGCCGCAGACCTGGAACGCCTCATGGCCGATGCCACCGCGCGCGCCGCCCGGTTCCTCGCGGGCGACACCTCCGACCTGCACCTGACCCAGTACCAGGACGCCGTCCGCATCGCCGCGGGCAACCCCGGACCCGAGTGGTTCCACCACCTGATCCAGAGCACCGGCACCAAACCCACTGCCTTCGCACGCCTCACCCGCGCCTGGCGCCACGGCGGCCCCACGGGCATCACCGTCGCCGAACAGCCCTACGCCCCCGACACCACGGTGATGAAGGCCGCCCGCACCGCCCTGGACGTGGCCCTCGCCGAGATGACCGACTCCCCCACACACCTCAGAACCTGGCGCAACCGCCTCACCCTCACCCACCACGGCATCCAGCTGCGGCTGGGCCCCGACGCCCGCTGGTACCCCTACCTCCAGGACGACGACGGCGAATGGTGGCCCGCGGCACCGGCCGACAGTGACCCGGTCACCGCGCTCACCGCGGCCTGGTCGCAGAACGGGGAGTAA
- a CDS encoding PIN domain-containing protein: MSGHIETVVLDSEGLSAWMVQDRKVLAMFQVFHDMGADLVVSANTIVEVSHARVNLPRLQWALSRVKVEPITEAAAKAAAQLLKSAGLHGHKYAIDATVAEAALRQPGPVAILTSDVDDMTRLCGSKVRLIGL; the protein is encoded by the coding sequence GTGAGCGGGCACATTGAGACCGTCGTCCTGGACAGCGAGGGGCTGTCGGCCTGGATGGTGCAGGACCGGAAGGTTCTGGCGATGTTCCAGGTGTTCCACGACATGGGAGCGGACCTTGTCGTCAGCGCCAACACCATCGTGGAGGTGAGTCACGCCAGGGTGAACCTGCCCCGACTGCAATGGGCGCTCTCCCGGGTCAAGGTGGAGCCGATCACGGAGGCAGCGGCCAAGGCGGCGGCCCAACTGCTCAAGAGCGCCGGTCTGCACGGACACAAGTACGCGATCGACGCCACCGTCGCGGAAGCGGCCTTGCGCCAGCCTGGCCCGGTCGCCATCCTCACGTCGGACGTCGATGACATGACCCGGCTGTGCGGCAGCAAGGTCCGGCTGATCGGGCTATGA